From Phenylobacterium immobile (ATCC 35973), a single genomic window includes:
- a CDS encoding tetratricopeptide repeat protein: protein MTPAPETSVVFESATLLARRLGGYSSRICAVTFSPFDEETGLERAGFGEHFFQQLGVDAVHIVPVGNHWYQYPDLPDLCAKVREAVAGYERVITYGSSMGAYAAIRFGGWVGAHAALALSPQFSIAARPAALGLHWRDYVPNDRRWRRYGQSLRFPYEARRDFARHAVIVYDPLTEDRQHAELYAATGDVTLVPAPHSGHPCGVLLTQSGLLTPLISDVLNNTFDAAHFRQEAERLGKDTPQFLIEQALRAEGRQERRRLAEMAYAAFPGNPSALRLMAQTSLAVGDHAAAAIAAQALVALEPQFQTNLFLLSQAHASAGRLEPAIAILRELVERPDHPPEFDRRLRALNRRRRLRRIFVPLARSQ, encoded by the coding sequence ATGACCCCCGCGCCGGAAACTAGCGTCGTCTTTGAAAGCGCGACCCTGCTGGCGCGGCGGCTCGGCGGCTATTCGAGCCGGATCTGCGCCGTCACCTTCTCGCCGTTCGATGAAGAGACCGGCCTCGAGCGGGCGGGCTTCGGCGAACACTTCTTTCAACAGCTCGGCGTAGACGCCGTTCACATCGTGCCCGTCGGCAACCACTGGTACCAATATCCGGACCTGCCCGACCTCTGCGCCAAGGTTCGTGAAGCGGTGGCCGGCTACGAACGGGTCATCACCTACGGCTCCAGCATGGGCGCCTATGCGGCGATCCGCTTCGGCGGTTGGGTCGGCGCCCACGCCGCGCTCGCCCTATCGCCGCAGTTCTCGATCGCTGCGCGGCCGGCGGCGCTGGGACTGCACTGGCGCGACTATGTGCCGAATGACCGGCGGTGGCGACGGTATGGCCAGTCTCTCAGGTTCCCCTACGAGGCCCGGAGGGACTTCGCGCGCCACGCCGTCATTGTCTACGATCCCCTGACGGAAGATCGCCAGCATGCCGAACTCTATGCGGCGACGGGCGACGTCACGCTCGTTCCAGCGCCGCACAGCGGTCACCCCTGTGGCGTTTTGCTCACCCAATCCGGACTGCTGACCCCTCTGATCAGCGATGTGCTCAATAACACTTTCGACGCGGCTCACTTTCGTCAGGAGGCCGAGCGACTGGGCAAGGACACGCCGCAATTCCTGATCGAACAGGCCCTGCGCGCCGAAGGTCGGCAGGAGCGGCGGCGCCTGGCGGAAATGGCCTACGCGGCGTTTCCAGGAAATCCGTCGGCCCTGCGCCTCATGGCGCAAACTTCCCTCGCGGTCGGCGACCACGCCGCCGCCGCGATAGCCGCGCAGGCGCTGGTGGCGCTGGAGCCGCAGTTTCAGACCAACCTGTTCCTCTTGAGCCAGGCCCACGCCAGCGCGGGTCGCCTGGAGCCGGCGATCGCCATCCTGAGGGAGCTCGTCGAGCGCCCAGATCATCCGCCCGAATTTGACCGCCGCTTACGAGCCTTGAACCGGCGACGGCGGCTGCGTCGGATCTTTGTTCCGCTCGCCCGGTCCCAATAG
- a CDS encoding LysE family translocator, with protein sequence MPTLTPELYLGLCAFAFASSITPGPNNAMLLASGANFGVRRTAPHMMGVWLGFTLLILGSGLLLGGLFTAYPALHQALKIAGAIYLAWLAWKIATSAKGGSAAGPDRPMTLAQAALFQLVNVKGWAMALSAAAGYAPPEHYVANMLAVTAVFAVINLPCILVWTAFGASLRGWLAKPGRLQRFNWLMAALLAASIPPMFLES encoded by the coding sequence ATGCCCACCCTCACCCCCGAGCTTTATCTCGGCCTTTGCGCCTTCGCCTTCGCGTCCTCGATCACCCCGGGGCCGAACAACGCCATGCTGCTCGCCTCTGGCGCCAACTTCGGCGTGCGCCGGACCGCGCCTCATATGATGGGCGTGTGGCTCGGGTTCACCCTCCTGATTCTGGGGTCGGGCCTGCTGTTGGGCGGCCTGTTCACCGCCTATCCGGCGTTGCACCAGGCCTTGAAGATCGCCGGCGCCATCTACCTGGCCTGGCTCGCGTGGAAGATCGCGACCAGCGCCAAGGGCGGGAGCGCCGCCGGGCCTGACCGGCCCATGACCCTCGCCCAGGCGGCGCTCTTTCAGCTGGTCAATGTGAAGGGCTGGGCGATGGCTCTCAGCGCGGCCGCCGGCTACGCGCCGCCTGAGCACTATGTGGCCAACATGCTCGCGGTCACAGCCGTCTTCGCCGTCATCAACCTGCCCTGCATCCTGGTCTGGACCGCGTTTGGCGCGTCCCTGCGCGGCTGGCTGGCGAAACCGGGGCGTCTCCAGCGGTTCAACTGGCTGATGGCCGCACTGCTGGCGGCCTCGATCCCCCCGATGTTCCTGGAGAGCTGA
- a CDS encoding glutathione S-transferase family protein, producing MELVIGTKAWSTWSLRPWLVAKHAGAPFQETLVALRRGEATEAELLTHSGSGKAPVLKDDGLTVWDSMAICEYLAEKFPEARLWPTDPVARALGRSAAAEMHAGFSSLRGECPMDLAAQPHHATLSDATAKDIRRISALWNELLGRFGGPFLLGEWSIVDAVYTPVASRFFTYGVRLSDYGDTGLAGAYAERLLETPEFQAWLAES from the coding sequence ATGGAACTCGTGATCGGCACCAAGGCCTGGTCGACCTGGTCGCTGCGACCGTGGTTGGTCGCCAAACACGCGGGCGCGCCCTTCCAGGAGACCTTGGTCGCCCTGCGCCGTGGCGAGGCGACGGAAGCGGAACTCCTCACCCATTCGGGCAGCGGCAAGGCGCCGGTCCTGAAGGACGACGGCCTCACGGTCTGGGATTCCATGGCGATCTGCGAGTACCTCGCCGAGAAATTCCCGGAAGCGCGTCTCTGGCCGACCGACCCCGTCGCCCGCGCCTTGGGCCGTTCAGCCGCCGCGGAAATGCACGCGGGGTTCTCGTCGCTACGCGGCGAATGCCCGATGGACCTGGCCGCGCAGCCGCATCATGCGACGCTGTCCGATGCGACCGCCAAGGACATCCGGCGCATCAGCGCGCTGTGGAACGAGCTGCTTGGCCGATTCGGCGGGCCGTTCCTGCTGGGTGAATGGAGCATCGTCGACGCCGTCTACACGCCGGTGGCCAGCCGGTTCTTCACCTACGGCGTGCGGCTGAGCGACTACGGCGACACCGGCCTCGCCGGCGCCTATGCCGAGCGCCTGCTGGAAACGCCGGAGTTTCAGGCCTGGTTGGCGGAAAGCTAG
- a CDS encoding histidine kinase dimerization/phosphoacceptor domain -containing protein has protein sequence MSENPDLTACDREPIHVPGSIQPHGVMLVARRSDLVVVHGAGEIEGRLGESDWCGAALNSLIGGNLAGAAVVAAEARSGYVGRLERCRELFDVSAHLSGAHLIVELEPANEANAPAAMILARLSAAAASFERAATLEALCQQAARAFRDLTGFDRVMIYQFIEESAGAVVAEDKVDELPSFMRHHFPGTDIPRQARALYVRNLVRVIPDVTYDPQPLRPAWAGPEPLDMSDAVLRSVSPIHMQYMRNMGVAASASVSIVKDGVLWGLVACHHRTPKGLAYDVRAACAALAGGLARQVRAKEEAALYRERIRLRSQEDRFIDDLAGGPTLDQGLATNIDELARVLRSDGAASVRAGEVLMSGATPGEMAVRRLADWMLAHHPHEPFATDALATTIGWMADFREIASGLLAVVVSADEPFVLMWFRAEQVQVIEWAGNPHKDLTLKPGESLSPRASFEAWGETVRGRARRWSLPEIEAASRLRQGLTELRHRQQLLDLNKTLRDAVAAKDGLIEQKEFLLREVNHRVQNSLQLVSSFLGLQSRATENLEVQAQLHDAQQRLNAVALVHRRLYRSDQIEIVDLARYIEELTGELKNSIGEEWSDHIALDLAPVMLSTDRAVTVGLVLTELVINANKYAYGGRPGPICISLEAAGPTLRVVVADSGKGNHSPGKGFGTRMMTAMVGQLQGELTYIDNEPGLRAVLTFPANL, from the coding sequence TTGAGTGAGAATCCTGACCTGACGGCCTGCGACCGTGAGCCGATCCATGTCCCGGGGTCGATCCAGCCGCACGGCGTCATGCTGGTTGCGCGCCGCAGCGATCTCGTTGTCGTCCATGGCGCAGGTGAGATCGAAGGCCGACTAGGCGAAAGTGATTGGTGCGGCGCCGCGCTCAACAGCCTGATTGGGGGAAATCTGGCCGGCGCCGCGGTCGTCGCCGCGGAGGCGCGCTCAGGCTATGTCGGCCGTCTGGAGCGCTGCCGTGAGCTGTTCGATGTCAGCGCGCACCTGAGCGGCGCTCATCTGATCGTCGAGCTGGAGCCGGCGAACGAGGCCAATGCGCCGGCCGCCATGATCTTGGCGCGCTTGAGCGCAGCCGCGGCGAGTTTTGAGCGCGCGGCCACCCTGGAGGCGCTCTGCCAACAGGCGGCTAGGGCGTTTCGCGACCTGACCGGCTTCGACCGGGTGATGATCTACCAATTCATTGAGGAATCGGCCGGCGCTGTCGTGGCGGAGGACAAGGTGGATGAACTGCCGAGTTTCATGCGTCATCACTTCCCGGGAACAGATATCCCCCGCCAGGCTCGCGCGCTCTATGTGCGCAACCTGGTGCGCGTGATCCCGGACGTGACCTACGACCCGCAGCCGCTTCGTCCGGCATGGGCTGGGCCGGAGCCTCTGGACATGAGCGACGCGGTCCTGCGCAGCGTCTCGCCCATCCACATGCAGTATATGCGAAACATGGGGGTGGCGGCCTCCGCCTCGGTGTCGATCGTGAAGGACGGCGTCCTTTGGGGTCTGGTGGCCTGCCATCACCGCACGCCGAAAGGGCTCGCCTACGATGTCCGCGCCGCCTGCGCGGCCTTGGCTGGCGGCTTGGCGCGCCAGGTCCGGGCGAAGGAGGAGGCCGCACTTTACCGCGAGCGGATAAGGCTGCGGAGCCAGGAAGACCGATTTATTGATGACCTGGCTGGTGGGCCGACCCTGGACCAGGGTCTGGCGACGAACATCGATGAACTGGCCAGAGTCTTGCGCAGCGACGGCGCGGCCTCGGTCCGCGCTGGCGAGGTGCTCATGAGCGGCGCCACGCCGGGCGAGATGGCGGTGCGGCGGTTGGCCGATTGGATGCTCGCGCATCATCCGCATGAGCCTTTCGCTACCGACGCCTTGGCCACGACCATCGGCTGGATGGCGGACTTTCGCGAGATCGCCAGCGGCCTGCTCGCCGTGGTGGTCTCGGCGGACGAACCCTTCGTGCTGATGTGGTTTCGCGCCGAGCAGGTCCAGGTCATCGAATGGGCCGGCAACCCCCATAAGGATTTGACGCTCAAGCCCGGCGAATCGCTCAGTCCGCGCGCCTCTTTCGAGGCCTGGGGTGAAACCGTGCGGGGGCGCGCGCGGCGCTGGAGCCTGCCCGAGATCGAGGCGGCGTCGCGCCTCCGCCAGGGCCTGACCGAACTTCGCCATCGCCAGCAACTACTGGACCTCAACAAGACCCTGCGCGACGCGGTCGCCGCCAAGGACGGGCTTATCGAACAGAAGGAGTTCCTTCTGCGCGAGGTGAACCACCGAGTGCAGAACAGCCTGCAGCTGGTGTCGAGCTTCTTAGGCTTGCAGTCACGGGCCACCGAAAACCTGGAGGTCCAGGCCCAGCTCCATGACGCACAGCAGCGATTGAACGCCGTGGCCCTGGTGCACCGGCGCCTTTACCGCAGCGACCAGATCGAGATCGTCGACCTGGCGCGTTATATCGAGGAGCTGACCGGCGAGCTGAAGAACTCCATCGGCGAAGAGTGGTCCGACCATATCGCCCTGGACCTGGCGCCGGTTATGCTGAGCACCGATCGGGCTGTGACGGTGGGGCTCGTGCTGACCGAACTGGTGATCAACGCCAACAAATACGCCTACGGCGGCCGGCCGGGCCCGATCTGCATAAGCCTGGAGGCGGCCGGCCCGACCCTGCGGGTGGTCGTCGCCGACTCTGGCAAGGGCAATCATTCGCCGGGCAAGGGGTTTGGCACGCGCATGATGACCGCCATGGTCGGTCAGTTGCAGGGCGAACTGACCTACATCGACAATGAGCCCGGCCTGCGCGCCGTCCTGACCTTTCCGGCGAACCTCTAA